From the Clavibacter phaseoli genome, one window contains:
- a CDS encoding AAA family ATPase produces MDLHRLTLRAIGPFAGEHVIDFAELGRSGLFLLEGPTGSGKSTLIDAVVFALYGSLASDGSSRDRLHSHHAAPGVEPYVELVFETAAGIHRVRRSPQHQRPKARGTGTTNQNATATLVRLSSPDADAGEVVGTSTQEVGTEIARIVGLTRAQFVQTVVLPQGEFAEFLRSTGEQRRLVLQSLFGTAVYERTARQLAEMRTAAKARTDAADARVAEALTGLREATRVDALEVADAPDTVRLLAELADAAEEARAEDERARIAAADALADAERVSRGLDRRRALIAREGAVRAEAEDVAGLARRAEEARRAAAVAGPLAARDRADAARAAAEDADEAARAVCRAERPALAAADAPALAERRDALVAELTTLADAEARERGLPRRRADVRAAEDAVAAREAAVEEAEAALQERPAGREPLVEARDAAADAAGGVDAARAALAEAEAIRRRVTELQELAARILAAHDALDARSAAAATAVRHEAELRQRKIRGLAGELARELEDGAPCPVCGAVDHPHPAPSAPGHPDDDEIERAAEERARGERAQGDAVAALAAETARHEVAQAALGGITEEAADAEVVSRAARLAEAEGAGGALRAAEAAVVAHDAETEGIRARRDDARAALSGLRERVIRARELLAEDQAAVRAVLAEREADAPETDTADGDAADAPRVAALVADRAAERAVVDRLIALAAARERTAADAAARAAELAQALDDQAFPTEAEARAAALPPAELEAAARRVSAHEREQAVVAEGLADPEVASLTGAEDPDPDAARAARDAAQAAARTSAERAARARDRADRSASALARHDAARRESARAGDQARATIRMAEVANAITPENTRGTTLGTYVLLRRFEDVVRAANARLRVMSSGRYELEVSEEREATSRSRKTGLALQIRDHVVDRVREPASFSGGETFYASLALALGLADVVQAEAGGLQLGTLFVDEGFGTLDPETLDAVMSELGRLSSDGRTVGIVSHVEELKQRVADRIEVRRRADGSSTLTSTVS; encoded by the coding sequence ATGGACCTGCACCGCCTCACCCTGCGCGCCATCGGACCCTTCGCCGGCGAGCACGTGATCGACTTCGCGGAGCTCGGCCGGTCGGGGTTGTTCCTGCTCGAGGGGCCCACCGGATCCGGCAAGTCGACGCTCATCGACGCCGTGGTCTTCGCGCTCTACGGGTCGCTCGCGAGCGACGGGTCGAGCCGCGACCGGCTGCACAGCCACCACGCGGCGCCCGGCGTGGAGCCGTACGTGGAGCTCGTGTTCGAGACGGCCGCGGGGATCCACCGGGTGCGCCGGAGCCCGCAGCACCAGCGACCGAAGGCCCGCGGCACGGGCACCACGAACCAGAACGCGACCGCGACGCTCGTGCGGCTGTCGTCGCCGGATGCCGACGCCGGTGAGGTCGTGGGCACCAGCACGCAGGAGGTGGGCACGGAGATCGCGCGCATCGTCGGCCTGACGCGCGCGCAGTTCGTGCAGACCGTCGTGCTGCCGCAGGGCGAGTTCGCCGAGTTCCTGCGGTCGACGGGCGAGCAGCGGCGGCTCGTGCTGCAGTCGCTGTTCGGCACGGCCGTCTACGAGCGGACCGCGAGGCAGCTCGCCGAGATGCGCACGGCCGCGAAGGCGCGCACCGACGCCGCCGACGCGAGGGTCGCCGAGGCGCTCACCGGGCTCCGCGAGGCGACGCGGGTGGATGCGCTGGAGGTCGCCGACGCCCCTGACACCGTGCGGCTGCTGGCCGAGCTGGCGGACGCGGCGGAGGAGGCGCGGGCCGAGGACGAGCGGGCGCGGATCGCGGCGGCGGACGCGCTGGCCGACGCCGAGCGGGTGTCGCGGGGGCTCGATCGACGACGCGCGCTGATCGCGCGCGAGGGGGCCGTGCGCGCGGAGGCCGAGGACGTCGCCGGGCTCGCGCGACGCGCGGAGGAGGCCAGACGCGCGGCGGCGGTCGCCGGTCCCCTGGCCGCGCGCGACCGGGCGGATGCGGCGCGGGCCGCGGCCGAGGACGCCGACGAGGCGGCCCGCGCGGTCTGCCGCGCGGAGAGGCCGGCCCTGGCCGCCGCCGATGCCCCGGCGCTCGCCGAGCGGCGCGACGCGCTCGTGGCCGAGCTGACGACGCTGGCAGACGCCGAGGCGCGCGAGCGCGGGCTGCCGCGCCGCCGCGCCGACGTGCGGGCCGCCGAGGACGCGGTCGCGGCGCGCGAGGCCGCCGTGGAGGAGGCGGAGGCGGCGCTCCAGGAGCGGCCGGCCGGGCGGGAACCGCTGGTCGAGGCCCGGGACGCCGCGGCGGATGCGGCGGGCGGGGTCGACGCGGCGCGCGCGGCGCTCGCGGAGGCGGAGGCGATCCGGCGTCGCGTGACGGAGCTCCAGGAGCTGGCGGCGCGGATCCTCGCGGCGCACGATGCCCTCGACGCGCGCTCGGCCGCGGCGGCGACCGCCGTGCGCCATGAGGCGGAGCTGCGGCAGCGGAAGATCCGCGGGCTCGCGGGCGAGCTGGCCCGGGAGCTCGAGGACGGCGCGCCGTGCCCGGTGTGCGGCGCGGTCGACCACCCGCATCCGGCGCCGAGCGCGCCCGGGCACCCGGACGACGACGAGATCGAGCGGGCGGCCGAGGAGCGCGCCCGGGGCGAGCGGGCGCAGGGCGACGCGGTCGCGGCGCTCGCGGCGGAGACCGCGCGGCACGAGGTGGCGCAGGCGGCGCTGGGCGGGATCACCGAGGAGGCCGCCGACGCCGAGGTCGTCTCGCGCGCCGCGCGCCTCGCGGAGGCCGAGGGGGCCGGCGGCGCGCTCCGGGCGGCCGAGGCGGCGGTCGTCGCCCACGACGCCGAGACCGAGGGGATCCGCGCCCGCCGGGACGACGCCCGCGCCGCGCTCTCGGGGCTGCGCGAGCGCGTGATCCGGGCGCGGGAGCTCCTCGCGGAGGACCAGGCGGCCGTGCGCGCGGTGCTGGCCGAGCGGGAGGCGGACGCGCCTGAGACCGACACCGCCGACGGGGACGCCGCCGACGCGCCCCGCGTCGCCGCCCTGGTCGCCGACCGCGCCGCCGAGCGCGCCGTCGTCGACCGCCTCATCGCCCTCGCCGCCGCCCGCGAGCGCACGGCCGCCGACGCCGCCGCGCGCGCCGCGGAGCTCGCGCAGGCACTCGACGACCAGGCGTTCCCGACCGAGGCCGAAGCGCGCGCCGCCGCCCTCCCGCCGGCCGAGCTCGAGGCCGCCGCCCGGCGGGTCTCCGCGCACGAGCGCGAGCAGGCGGTCGTCGCGGAGGGGCTCGCGGATCCCGAGGTCGCGTCGCTCACGGGCGCCGAGGACCCGGATCCGGACGCCGCCCGCGCCGCCCGCGACGCCGCGCAGGCCGCCGCGCGCACGAGCGCCGAGCGCGCCGCCCGCGCGCGCGACCGCGCCGACCGCAGCGCGTCCGCCCTCGCCCGCCATGACGCCGCCCGCCGCGAGAGCGCCCGCGCGGGCGACCAGGCGCGCGCGACGATCCGCATGGCGGAGGTAGCGAACGCCATCACCCCCGAGAACACGCGCGGCACGACGCTCGGCACGTACGTGCTGCTGCGCCGCTTCGAGGACGTGGTGCGGGCCGCCAACGCGCGCCTGCGGGTCATGTCGAGCGGGCGCTACGAGCTGGAGGTGAGCGAGGAGCGGGAGGCGACGAGCCGGTCGCGCAAGACCGGGCTGGCGCTGCAGATCCGCGACCACGTCGTCGACCGCGTGCGCGAGCCCGCGAGCTTCTCGGGCGGCGAGACGTTCTACGCCTCGCTCGCCCTCGCGCTCGGCCTCGCCGACGTCGTGCAGGCCGAGGCGGGCGGGCTGCAGCTCGGCACGCTCTTCGTCGACGAGGGCTTCGGCACGCTGGATCCGGAGACCCTCGACGCCGTCATGTCCGAGCTCGGGCGCCTCTCCTCCGACGGCCGCACGGTCGGCATCGTCAGCCACGTCGAGGAGCTCAAGCAGCGCGTGGCGGACCGGATCGAGGTCCGGCGCCGGGCGGACGGGTCGTCGACGCTCACGTCGACGGTCAGCTGA
- a CDS encoding AraC family transcriptional regulator: protein MTTTLTPAGTRDPSRRPRTPHAETAASDAASLVAPSPTAASARGSLADAASTETSSLGTGSLSLVAGAGAAVMGMAADAAATRSTPSASVDPALLDAPAAATAAPAAPADTAAAPAPTPADASTEPFLRAVMAGADIDEATASFGAVLEGIRFAPDRRTNSFSYRYAVLGGDRVTLRTSRIAGTQWAESPQRPEHVVTWFLEGQVTVDRGSRAVTSRGQLPFLFPTGRPFQYQASATRQNCVHLDAAFLEQTATEFHHGPARPLLFEHRSVPTAETAAVWRQAVAAAAPIITDPDASPLMRLEADLSLARATLRLFPWDDVELPDELRAPRMAHIRVAVEYLHHNAHLPITPAEAAAAAGISTRVLQLALRRHHGQTPTEYLRGIRLRRVRAQLLDATPTTTTVRSVAEEWGFAHLGRFAASYAGAFGELPSETLRS from the coding sequence ATGACCACCACGCTGACCCCCGCCGGAACGAGGGATCCCTCGCGCCGCCCGCGCACGCCGCACGCCGAGACCGCCGCGTCCGACGCCGCGTCGCTCGTCGCGCCGTCGCCGACCGCCGCGTCCGCGCGCGGCTCCCTCGCCGACGCCGCGTCGACCGAGACCTCCTCGCTGGGCACCGGATCGCTCTCGCTCGTCGCCGGTGCCGGCGCCGCCGTCATGGGCATGGCCGCCGACGCGGCCGCCACCCGCAGCACCCCGTCCGCGAGCGTGGATCCCGCCCTGCTCGACGCACCCGCGGCAGCGACGGCGGCACCCGCAGCGCCCGCCGACACGGCCGCCGCCCCCGCGCCCACCCCCGCCGACGCCTCCACGGAGCCCTTCCTCCGCGCCGTCATGGCCGGCGCCGACATCGACGAGGCCACCGCGAGCTTCGGCGCCGTGCTCGAGGGGATCCGCTTCGCGCCCGACCGCCGCACGAACTCCTTCTCCTACCGCTACGCCGTCCTCGGCGGCGATCGCGTCACCCTCCGCACCTCGCGCATCGCGGGCACGCAGTGGGCCGAGAGCCCCCAGCGCCCGGAGCACGTGGTCACCTGGTTCCTCGAGGGGCAGGTCACGGTCGACCGCGGATCCCGCGCCGTCACCTCCCGCGGCCAGCTCCCCTTCCTCTTCCCCACCGGCCGCCCGTTCCAGTACCAGGCGAGCGCCACCCGGCAGAACTGCGTCCACCTCGATGCGGCCTTCCTGGAGCAGACCGCGACCGAGTTCCACCACGGACCCGCGCGCCCGCTGCTGTTCGAGCACCGCAGCGTGCCGACCGCCGAGACGGCGGCCGTCTGGCGGCAGGCGGTCGCCGCCGCGGCCCCGATCATCACGGATCCCGACGCGTCGCCCCTCATGCGCCTCGAGGCCGACCTGTCGCTGGCCCGCGCCACGCTCCGCCTCTTCCCCTGGGACGACGTCGAGCTGCCGGACGAGCTGCGCGCGCCGCGCATGGCCCACATCCGCGTGGCCGTGGAGTACCTGCACCACAACGCGCACCTGCCCATCACGCCCGCCGAGGCCGCGGCCGCCGCGGGCATCTCCACGCGCGTGCTCCAGCTCGCGCTCCGCCGCCACCACGGCCAGACGCCCACCGAGTACCTGCGCGGGATCCGCCTGCGCCGCGTGCGCGCGCAGCTCCTGGACGCGACGCCCACCACCACGACCGTCCGCAGCGTCGCCGAGGAGTGGGGCTTCGCGCACCTCGGCCGGTTCGCGGCGTCGTACGCGGGCGCGTTCGGCGAGCTGCCGAGCGAGACCCTGCGGAGCTGA
- a CDS encoding TetR/AcrR family transcriptional regulator, which translates to MTPLASPRAPRKDAATNRQALVDAAVVALDRDPDASLETIAAAAGLSRRAVYGHFATRDDLVREVLQRGARRIVESLAGITHDDSRIHVALIGARLWAEVEQVRVMARVAVRGPLAREVGTELAPLRAELQRVVERGIAAGELRGDIPAPTLARLIEGGALAVLDEATRSDIGRTEGHSLVILTSLALCGLDWRAAGELITATPELREAAPRATDAAAPATARTEAAS; encoded by the coding sequence ATGACGCCTCTCGCCTCCCCGCGCGCGCCCCGCAAGGACGCCGCGACCAACCGCCAGGCCCTCGTCGACGCGGCGGTCGTCGCGCTCGACCGCGACCCGGACGCCTCCCTCGAGACCATCGCCGCCGCCGCCGGCCTCAGCCGCCGCGCCGTCTACGGCCACTTCGCCACGCGCGACGACCTGGTGCGCGAGGTGCTGCAGCGCGGCGCCCGGCGCATCGTCGAGTCGCTGGCCGGGATCACGCACGACGACAGCCGGATCCACGTGGCGCTCATCGGCGCCCGGCTCTGGGCCGAGGTCGAGCAGGTGCGCGTGATGGCCCGGGTGGCCGTCCGCGGGCCGCTCGCGCGCGAGGTCGGCACCGAGCTGGCGCCGCTACGGGCCGAGCTGCAGCGGGTCGTCGAGCGCGGGATCGCGGCGGGCGAGCTGCGCGGCGACATCCCCGCGCCGACGCTCGCGCGCCTCATCGAGGGCGGCGCGCTCGCGGTGCTCGACGAGGCGACGCGCAGCGACATCGGCCGCACCGAGGGCCACTCCCTCGTGATCCTCACCTCGCTCGCCCTCTGCGGCCTCGACTGGCGCGCGGCGGGCGAGCTCATCACCGCCACCCCGGAGCTCCGCGAGGCCGCGCCGCGCGCCACCGACGCCGCTGCCCCTGCCACCGCCCGGACGGAGGCCGCGTCGTGA
- a CDS encoding YhgE/Pip family protein — MRLIPLVRAELTRLTATTMSKVALVALVLVPVLYGGLYLWANQDPYSSLDRVPAALVVADQGATVDGEPVDYGADVAKDVLDDASFDWHEVSSAEARTGLEDGTYDFTLTIPAGFSAALSSSSGTDPQQARVIMATDDANSYLATTIAQQAGARITKSVASRVGTEAAGKLLLGLADVRSSLGDAASGAQQLVDGTATARSGADSLADGNGKLATGADSLSSGLGQLRSGTAQLPAQTQQLATGADQVADGASTLSSGANDLSAGAAALTPGAQQVAAGARQVADGNAQIAALGSTASQGADDLASRVPAIRQAIVDRMTAAGIPQDQIDRDLQDLDGLGTGITQAAAKTDGLSAQLTKLATGSEQVAQGSAQVADGAEKLQTGSAALATGAGTLASGSRQVADGADALAKASPALADGIAQAADGSATLATGAHSAADGATSLATGLGTLQDGATKLRDGLDSGLDQIPASTEAQRGAQADTIGDPVALRQDAVTQAGEYGAGLAPFFISLAAWIGIYALFLIVKPLSRRAITARKAPLRITLAGWLTPALLGVVQMAGLYAIVAGALGFRIAHPLAMYGTMVLASITFAAIILALNVLLGSVGQFLGLVLMVVQLVTAGGTFPWQTLPGPLAALHHVLPMSYAVDALRQLMYGGDLGQAAQDAGVLALWLVAGLAVALAGAIRITSHRTLRDLRPSLIG, encoded by the coding sequence ATGAGACTCATCCCCCTGGTGCGCGCCGAGCTGACGCGCCTCACCGCCACCACCATGTCCAAGGTCGCGCTCGTCGCGCTCGTGCTGGTGCCCGTGCTCTACGGCGGCCTGTACCTCTGGGCGAACCAGGATCCGTACAGCAGCCTCGACAGGGTCCCCGCCGCGCTCGTCGTCGCGGACCAGGGCGCGACCGTCGACGGGGAGCCGGTCGACTACGGCGCCGACGTCGCGAAGGACGTCCTCGACGACGCCTCGTTCGACTGGCACGAGGTCTCCTCCGCGGAGGCGCGCACGGGCCTCGAGGACGGCACCTACGACTTCACGCTGACCATCCCGGCCGGCTTCTCGGCGGCGCTCTCCTCCTCCTCGGGCACGGATCCGCAGCAGGCCCGCGTAATCATGGCCACCGACGACGCGAACAGCTACCTCGCGACGACCATCGCGCAGCAGGCCGGCGCCCGGATCACGAAGTCGGTCGCCTCGCGCGTCGGCACGGAGGCCGCGGGCAAGCTCCTGCTCGGCCTCGCGGACGTGCGCTCCAGCCTCGGCGACGCCGCCTCGGGCGCGCAGCAGCTCGTCGACGGGACCGCCACCGCGCGCTCCGGCGCCGACTCGCTGGCGGACGGGAACGGGAAGCTCGCGACGGGCGCCGACTCGCTCTCCTCCGGCCTCGGGCAGCTCCGCTCGGGCACCGCGCAGCTCCCCGCGCAGACGCAGCAGCTCGCGACGGGCGCCGACCAGGTCGCGGACGGCGCATCCACGCTCTCCTCCGGCGCGAACGACCTGTCCGCGGGCGCCGCCGCGCTCACCCCGGGCGCGCAGCAGGTCGCGGCAGGCGCGCGCCAGGTGGCCGACGGGAACGCGCAGATCGCCGCGCTCGGATCCACCGCCTCGCAGGGCGCCGACGACCTCGCGTCGCGGGTCCCCGCCATCCGCCAGGCCATCGTCGACCGGATGACCGCGGCGGGCATCCCCCAGGACCAGATCGACCGGGATCTGCAGGACCTCGACGGGCTCGGCACGGGCATCACGCAGGCCGCCGCGAAGACCGACGGCCTCAGCGCGCAGCTCACGAAGCTCGCCACCGGCAGCGAGCAGGTCGCCCAGGGCAGCGCGCAGGTCGCCGACGGCGCCGAGAAGCTGCAGACCGGATCCGCCGCGCTCGCCACCGGCGCGGGCACGCTCGCGTCCGGCAGCCGCCAGGTCGCGGACGGCGCCGACGCGCTGGCGAAGGCATCGCCCGCCCTCGCCGACGGGATCGCGCAGGCCGCCGACGGCAGCGCGACACTCGCCACCGGCGCGCACTCCGCGGCCGACGGCGCGACCTCGCTCGCGACCGGCCTCGGCACGCTGCAGGACGGCGCGACGAAGCTGCGCGACGGGCTCGACTCCGGGCTCGACCAGATCCCCGCGTCCACCGAGGCCCAGCGCGGCGCGCAGGCCGACACGATCGGCGACCCGGTCGCGCTGCGGCAGGACGCCGTGACGCAGGCCGGCGAGTACGGCGCCGGGCTCGCGCCGTTCTTCATCAGCCTCGCGGCGTGGATCGGGATCTACGCCCTGTTCCTCATCGTCAAGCCGCTGTCGCGCCGCGCGATCACGGCCCGGAAGGCGCCGCTCCGGATCACGCTCGCCGGCTGGCTGACGCCCGCGCTCCTCGGCGTCGTGCAGATGGCCGGCCTCTACGCGATCGTCGCCGGCGCGCTCGGCTTCCGCATCGCCCACCCGCTCGCCATGTACGGGACCATGGTGCTCGCCTCGATCACGTTCGCGGCCATCATCCTGGCGCTCAACGTGCTGCTCGGCAGCGTCGGCCAGTTCCTCGGGCTGGTGCTCATGGTCGTGCAGCTCGTCACCGCGGGCGGCACGTTCCCCTGGCAGACCCTGCCCGGCCCGCTCGCCGCGCTGCACCACGTGCTCCCGATGAGCTACGCGGTGGATGCGCTGCGGCAGCTCATGTACGGCGGCGACCTCGGGCAGGCGGCCCAGGACGCCGGCGTGCTCGCGCTGTGGCTGGTCGCGGGACTCGCGGTGGCGCTGGCCGGGGCGATCCGGATCACGTCGCACCGCACGCTGCGCGACCTCCGTCCGTCGCTCATCGGCTGA
- a CDS encoding HD domain-containing protein, translating to MPAWAMRIADFPVPDTAAARGALELATSHQSAAITAHGIRSWLWAEAFAVVEGLADVDHEILYVSAVLHDIGTVTEFDNHTVSYEHAGGHVGVALTAGAGWPAARRQRVLDAIVRHNWPSVDPELDVEGHLLEVATGLDISGARPDALPEAFLREVLAAHPRGALAAEFGACVRDQAERKPDTAARRLVDGGLVRKLAENPLERLA from the coding sequence ATGCCAGCATGGGCCATGCGCATCGCCGACTTTCCCGTGCCCGACACGGCCGCCGCCCGCGGGGCCCTCGAGCTCGCGACCTCCCACCAGTCCGCTGCGATCACCGCCCACGGGATCCGCTCGTGGCTGTGGGCCGAGGCGTTCGCCGTGGTCGAGGGGCTCGCGGACGTGGACCACGAGATCCTCTACGTCTCCGCCGTGCTGCACGACATCGGCACGGTCACCGAGTTCGACAACCACACGGTCTCGTACGAGCACGCGGGCGGGCACGTGGGCGTCGCGCTCACGGCCGGCGCCGGCTGGCCCGCCGCGCGGCGGCAGCGCGTGCTCGACGCGATCGTGCGGCACAACTGGCCCTCGGTGGATCCCGAGCTCGACGTCGAGGGGCACCTCCTGGAGGTCGCGACCGGCCTCGACATCTCCGGCGCCCGGCCCGACGCGCTGCCCGAGGCGTTCCTCCGCGAGGTGCTCGCTGCCCACCCGCGCGGGGCGCTCGCCGCCGAGTTCGGCGCGTGCGTGCGCGACCAGGCGGAGCGGAAGCCCGACACGGCCGCCCGCCGCCTCGTCGACGGCGGCCTCGTGCGGAAGCTCGCCGAGAACCCGCTGGAGCGCCTCGCGTGA
- a CDS encoding VOC family protein, with the protein MIRLQNVTYLVRDHDEALAFLVDALGFVVRQDETSATGWRRVVVGPEGQGVGLVLALGDDPERVGRQAGDDVAFFLETDDFAAQHARMLAHGVVFREEPRHEPYGTVAIFEDPYGAPWDLIQPPVA; encoded by the coding sequence ATGATCCGGCTGCAGAACGTCACCTACCTCGTCCGCGACCACGACGAGGCGCTGGCGTTCCTGGTCGACGCGCTGGGCTTCGTCGTGCGCCAGGACGAGACGAGCGCGACCGGATGGCGCCGCGTCGTGGTGGGGCCCGAGGGCCAGGGAGTCGGCCTCGTCCTGGCGCTCGGCGACGACCCCGAGCGCGTGGGACGCCAGGCGGGGGACGACGTCGCGTTCTTCCTCGAGACCGACGACTTCGCCGCCCAGCACGCGCGCATGCTCGCGCACGGCGTCGTGTTCCGCGAGGAGCCGCGTCACGAGCCCTACGGCACCGTCGCGATCTTCGAGGACCCGTACGGAGCGCCGTGGGACCTCATCCAGCCGCCCGTCGCGTGA